The Methanocaldococcus infernus ME region ATTTTTATTAATTTTTTTAATTCTTCTTAGTCTTTCCTTTGGGTAAATATTTGTTGATAGGTAGTAGAAATCTCCATCTAAACCCATCTCCTTTAAAGATTGATAGACTTCTTTAGATGATCTTATTGTATTTAAAACAATGAGAAAATCTTTATGAGGGTTTTTTTGGATATCTTCACTAACTAAATCAATAAACTCTTTTAAATTCATTTCATTTTTATGAATTCTCATCTTTATTCTGTTCATTTCTTTGAAGTATTCCTCTTTATTTTTTAAAATTTCTATATTATTCTTAAAAATCATTGGTAAAGTTGCTGTACATAAAACAAAATAAATGTTATATTCCTCTGCTAAGAAGCTAAATACTTTATTTATAGCAAACCAATATTTGTAAGGAATAGCTTGAATTTCATCTAAGATGATTATTGAATTACTCAAAGATTGGAATTTTTTTAGATTTTTATTTTTATTACTAAAAATAGAGTAGAATAGTTGCATAAAGGTAGTTACTATTATTTTAGAGTTCCATGTTTCTATAAGATGAAGAGCCTTATCTTCATCTAAAACTTCTTCATCAACTTTATAATAAATTTCACTTAAATGGTGATGCTTTAAAAGCATGTCTGAGTCCAAATTTTTTAATATATAACTTAGAGCTTTTTTTAACACTTCATAATTTTGATCAATAATGCTTAAAAAAGGCAAACAATAAATAATTCTCATGTCGGTCTTTTTCTCCTTCTTTATTCTATTTGCTAATTTTAGAGCAAAGTTAAAGACTGTTAAAGTTTTACCCATTCCAGTTGGAGCATTTAAAGAATAAATTTTATGATTTAAATTAAGTTCATCAACTCTTTTAGCCACTTCAAAGAACATTTTTGTTCTTAAATAGTCAATTTTATTCTTTTTTAGAAATGTTTTGATATAGCATTCTATACTATCAGGAACATTTAGATTAGAGCTTAAAAACTTTCCTCTAAATATGACATCCTCTTTATCTGAGCTTATTAGTAAAGAAAATAGGTAGATGTATAAAAAATAGAATTCATATTTTAAATTATTCTCTTCATATTCAATTTCATCATATACATCTTCCAATTCTCTAAAAGAATCCCATAAGTCATCAAAGTCACATTTAATTACAGGAAATTTATTTTCATCTAAAACTTTATTTATAAAGTCTATATTTAACTCATTAAATTGCTTTTCTAAAATCTCTTTATCTATGTTAAAATCATGAATAGGATTGCTTAAAAAAGAATGATGATTTTTCACACATAAAGAAAAGAGTTGATAGTAGTTATTTTCAATTGTTTCTCTAATTACCCAATTGGTTAGTAAGAAGGATATTGCTGAATGTCTCTTTAGAGAACTTTTAACTTTTTCCCCTCTAATATATCTCTGAAAATAAGAAGTAGCCTTTCCAAAGTCATGAGTTAGAGCAATAATTTTCAAAGTACCTTTAACTAACTTCTCATTAAAGTACTTTAATTTAGGAGGAACATATTTTTTTAATGCTCTTTTCATTGTGTTTGTTAAATGATCCTTCAGTGGATAATTAGGATGAGATAAGAGCATAGTCTCATCAATTTAGATAAATGTTATATTTTCATTCAATTCTTTTAGTTTGAAGAATTCATTAACTTTACATCTTATAGGATATCCATTTTTTTCATAAAATATGTCTACGTACTCAGTGGTTACCCTTTCAAGATTCATGTCATTAGGAAACTTTGAAAATAAATATTCTTTATTTTCTTCAAAGAGGATATCTTTTATATGATCTTTTCTGATAACTGAATTTATTTCTACAAAGTTATTACTATTCAAATTTTTTATAGCTTCAAATTCCCCAATATATTTAAAGTTGGCTATTAACTCACTAATACCCATATACAATGTATAAACAGTTTTATGCTCTTCTAAGAGATTTTTTAGTTTTTCATGTAGTTTATCATCTTTTAAGCTAACATAAATTCTATATTTTGGATTTTTTAACATTTCAAACCTTATTTGTGTTCTTGGTTCATGTCCTGTTTTTTTCACTGGAATAAAATAGTTATCCTTTGTATTTATTAAATTTATACCAAAATAACATTTCTTTATAGGGTTTAATATTCTTAATCCTATATAGCTTGTGCTACCATTTATATATTTTAAATATTCATTTTTTTTCAATCCAAGGATAGCCCCTAAAATTCCATAAATTGTAGTTTTTGGTATTATATCATAAGTTAATGGGCTTGTTGTTGTGTATATTTTTTTAAAATGTCCATAATCAGCCCAGATATCAAAAACTAAAACATTCATATCCTTCA contains the following coding sequences:
- the cas5b gene encoding type I-B CRISPR-associated protein Cas5b, which gives rise to MNVLVFDIWADYGHFKKIYTTTSPLTYDIIPKTTIYGILGAILGLKKNEYLKYINGSTSYIGLRILNPIKKCYFGINLINTKDNYFIPVKKTGHEPRTQIRFEMLKNPKYRIYVSLKDDKLHEKLKNLLEEHKTVYTLYMGISELIANFKYIGEFEAIKNLNSNNFVEINSVIRKDHIKDILFEENKEYLFSKFPNDMNLERVTTEYVDIFYEKNGYPIRCKVNEFFKLKELNENITFI
- a CDS encoding CRISPR-associated helicase/endonuclease Cas3 is translated as MLLSHPNYPLKDHLTNTMKRALKKYVPPKLKYFNEKLVKGTLKIIALTHDFGKATSYFQRYIRGEKVKSSLKRHSAISFLLTNWVIRETIENNYYQLFSLCVKNHHSFLSNPIHDFNIDKEILEKQFNELNIDFINKVLDENKFPVIKCDFDDLWDSFRELEDVYDEIEYEENNLKYEFYFLYIYLFSLLISSDKEDVIFRGKFLSSNLNVPDSIECYIKTFLKKNKIDYLRTKMFFEVAKRVDELNLNHKIYSLNAPTGMGKTLTVFNFALKLANRIKKEKKTDMRIIYCLPFLSIIDQNYEVLKKALSYILKNLDSDMLLKHHHLSEIYYKVDEEVLDEDKALHLIETWNSKIIVTTFMQLFYSIFSNKNKNLKKFQSLSNSIIILDEIQAIPYKYWFAINKVFSFLAEEYNIYFVLCTATLPMIFKNNIEILKNKEEYFKEMNRIKMRIHKNEMNLKEFIDLVSEDIQKNPHKDFLIVLNTIRSSKEVYQSLKEMGLDGDFYYLSTNIYPKERLRRIKKINKNKNRKIIVSTQLIEAGVDISVDIVYRDIAPLDCLNQTAGRCNRHNEGKKGIVNIVKLIDDNGKRFSSYIYENHLITKTEELLNDYEIIEEKEFLRLNNLYFKKLSIYKDKSKEILKTIENFRYEDVENKFKLIENIPSLDLFVCVEDEAKRIWKKYEEIKEIKDVFKRRKEFLKIKKDFYDYVISVPEYALKGKEIPLENLDKIDEKYYDRETGFRVIEDKTIIL